TCGCGACGTTGCATACTGCACCTAAAAAGTCTTTACGTGGTCACGGCCCGGTCGAGATGCGTGTAGCCACCATCGACATGAATCAACTGCCCGGTGGTGTGGCTCGAACGCGGCGAAAGTAAGAAGACGACCATGTTGGCAATTTCCTCGGCCGTCGTCATCCGCCGCTGATAAGGAATGCGCGCTTCGATCTTGGCCCGCTCGCCATCCGGATCTCCCAGCGTGCGAATCCACTTCGCATAGAGCGGCGTCCAACACTCGGCAACAATGACTGCGTTCACGCGAATATCGTACTTGCCCAGCTCGATGGCCCATTCTCGCGTGAGTGCGTTCCGTCCACCGTTGGCCGCCGCGTACGCCGAAGTATGTCCTTGGCCGGTCTCACTCACTTTGCTGCCGATGTTGACGATGGCTCCCTTTGTGGCCTTCAGTTGCGGCAAGGCAAACCGGGCCATTTCGTAATAGTGAACCAGGTTGCGCTGCAGCGACGCGAGAAATTCTTCAGTGCTGCCGTCTTCCAGGTTGATGTTGTCATTAATCCCCGCATTATTGACGAGGCCATCAATCCGCCCACACTGCGCGACTGCTGACTTCACCGCCCGTTCGCACGCGGCACTATCCGTCAGTTCGGCGACAATCCCGATCGCTCGGCCACCGCGGGCGACGATCTCGTTGACAGCCTGATCGTTATCGCTCTGACTGCGGCCAATGATGACGGGAATCGCCCCTTCCGCCGCCAGCACATCGGCAATGGCGCGGCCAATTCCTTTGGCACCACCGGTCACCAGAATCACCTGATCTTGCAGTTGCAGGTCCATCGCGGGCTCGTCGAGAGAGGATACGGGCTAGGGAGAAACGACCATCATAGCTGGCCCGTTTTCAATCCGCCCGTCGTTCGCTAGATTCAGGCTCGCACTATCTCTCCCCCTCTTCGCAGGAGCCGCAGCTGTGACCAAATTCTCGCTCGCTGGACGTGTCGCACTGGTTACCGGCAACAGTACCGGACTGGGCAAGGCGATTGGTCTGGTGCTGGGACAAGCGGGGGCCAAGGTCGTTGTGAACTATGCCAACAACGCGCAGCGGGCACAGCTGGCGTTCGACGAATATCGCCAGGCGGGCATTGAGACCGCGCTGGTGCAGGCCGACGTGACCAGCGAAGAGGGAGTCGAAAAACTCTTTCGCGAGACCGAAGCCAAGCTGGGCCAGGTCGATATCATCGTGCCGAATGCAACCTGCGAGCAACCTCACAAGACGATCGAAGACTACGACTGGGCCTTCTATCAACGGATGCTCGACTTTTTCATCAAGAGCCCGTTCTTGCTCGCCAAACGCGGCCTGCCTCACATGAAGCAGCAGCAGTGGGGCCGCTTCATCAACATTACCAGCGAGGTCTTTCATCGCTCGGTGGCTCCGTTTAGTGCCTATGTTGCTGCGAAAGGTGGCCAGGTCGGTTGGTCGCGCAGCATGAGCCGCGAATTGGCTCCGTATGGCATCACCGTGAACATGGTGGCCCCCGGTTGGATTCCCGTTGAGCGCCACGAGAACGATCCTCAAGAGGAAAAAGACGCTTATCACGCCCTCATTCCCGCTGGTCGCTGGGGCGTGCCTAAAGATGTCGCTGAAGCGGTCCTCTACCTTGCCAGCGACGAAGCCTCCTTCGTCACCGGGCAGACCATCTGCGTCAACGGCGGCATGACACCCTGGTAACCTCGTGGCATAGGCTTCCAGCCTGTGAAGCATTCAATGCCGGACAGGCTGGAAGCCTATACCACTTGCGCCTGCCACTAGCCCTGCTCCAAATGCGACCGAGGCTCTATAATCGAGGGTCTTTGGATTTCGGCAAATTGGCACGCATAGGTACGAGCGCGGACGAACATGAGCAGGCAATACATCTATCAGGTCGAAGCACTCACCAAGAAGCATGGCCCGCGCGAGGTGCTGAAGGAGATCTGGCTCTCGTTCTATCCAGGTGCGAAGATCGGCGTGCTCGGGCGGAACGGCTCCGGCAAGAGCACGCTGCTGCGGATCATGGCCGGGCAAGATAAGGATTTTGATGGCGAAGCCCGCCTGACCGACGGCTTTACGGTTGGCTATCTGTCGCAAGAGCCGCAGCTGAATCTGCCGACGGTTTGGGACAACCTGCAAGAGGCGATCAAGCCGCGGCGCAAGATCGTCGATCGCTACAACGAGATTAGCGGTCTGCTCGCGGAGCCGATGGACGACGACAAGATGCAGAAGCTGTGCGACGAAATGGCCCGGCTGCAGGACCAGATCGAAGCCACCGGCCTGTGGGAGCTCGACCGCGAAGTCGAAATCGCCATGGATGCGATGAACGTCGCCGAACGGGACGCGGAAGTGGCAAAGCTCTCTGGTGGTGAACGCCGCCGCGTGGCCATGTGCCGACTGATGCTGCAACAGCCCGACCTGTTGCTGCTCGACGAACCAACGAACCATCTCGACGCCGAAGGGGTGAACTGGCTCGAACGGCACCTGAAAGATTACAAGGGGACCGTCGTCGCTGTGACGCACGATCGGTATTTTCTCGATAACGTCGCTCAGTGGATTCTCGAACTCGACCGCGGCCACGGCTATCCGTTCGAAGGGAACTACTCGGCCTGGTTGATCGGCAAGGCGGCCCGACTGCAAATCGAAGAGAAGCAAGGTCAGAACCGCGACAAGGTTCTCGCCAAGGAACTCGAATGGGTCCGCATGTCTCCTAAGGCGCGGCAGGCGAAAAGCAAGGCACGTATTAAGGCCTATGAGGAGATGTCGCAGCAGAAGATGGATGACAAG
Above is a window of Anatilimnocola aggregata DNA encoding:
- the ettA gene encoding energy-dependent translational throttle protein EttA, with protein sequence MSRQYIYQVEALTKKHGPREVLKEIWLSFYPGAKIGVLGRNGSGKSTLLRIMAGQDKDFDGEARLTDGFTVGYLSQEPQLNLPTVWDNLQEAIKPRRKIVDRYNEISGLLAEPMDDDKMQKLCDEMARLQDQIEATGLWELDREVEIAMDAMNVAERDAEVAKLSGGERRRVAMCRLMLQQPDLLLLDEPTNHLDAEGVNWLERHLKDYKGTVVAVTHDRYFLDNVAQWILELDRGHGYPFEGNYSAWLIGKAARLQIEEKQGQNRDKVLAKELEWVRMSPKARQAKSKARIKAYEEMSQQKMDDKIEDYEIQIPPGKKLGDLVVEAKKMSKSFGENALIENLDFRLPAGGIVGIIGPNGAGKTTLFRMIMGTEQPDSGELRVGTTVDLGYVDQSRDSLDDNKTVYEEISGGVDTFEMGGRKVNMRGYVSRFNFKGPDQEKKVGILSGGERNRVHLAKLLRRGSNVLLLDEPTNDLDIDTLRALEEAILNYVGCVVVISHDRWFLDRIATHILAFEGEGYVHWCEGNFATYEEQRKQRLGIAADEPHRFKYKKLVR
- a CDS encoding SDR family oxidoreductase, which gives rise to MDLQLQDQVILVTGGAKGIGRAIADVLAAEGAIPVIIGRSQSDNDQAVNEIVARGGRAIGIVAELTDSAACERAVKSAVAQCGRIDGLVNNAGINDNINLEDGSTEEFLASLQRNLVHYYEMARFALPQLKATKGAIVNIGSKVSETGQGHTSAYAAANGGRNALTREWAIELGKYDIRVNAVIVAECWTPLYAKWIRTLGDPDGERAKIEARIPYQRRMTTAEEIANMVVFLLSPRSSHTTGQLIHVDGGYTHLDRAVTT
- a CDS encoding SDR family NAD(P)-dependent oxidoreductase, whose product is MTKFSLAGRVALVTGNSTGLGKAIGLVLGQAGAKVVVNYANNAQRAQLAFDEYRQAGIETALVQADVTSEEGVEKLFRETEAKLGQVDIIVPNATCEQPHKTIEDYDWAFYQRMLDFFIKSPFLLAKRGLPHMKQQQWGRFINITSEVFHRSVAPFSAYVAAKGGQVGWSRSMSRELAPYGITVNMVAPGWIPVERHENDPQEEKDAYHALIPAGRWGVPKDVAEAVLYLASDEASFVTGQTICVNGGMTPW